The window GGGAAACTAATATTAGTGGATTTTGGTGCTGCCAAACAAGTAGCCAATTCCGCTTTATCGGTCACTGGAACCACCATCGGTTCGCCGGGATATACAGCCCCAGAACAAGCTGAAGGCAAAGCCCAACCCAACAGCGATATTTATAGTTTGGGAGTAACTTGCGTTCGTTTGCTAACTCAAGTCGAACCATTCTATTTCTTTGATGTGATGGAAGATAAGTGGATATGGCGCGATTATTTAAATGCTCCTATCGATAAGAAATTGGATGCAATTTTAGATAAAATGCTGATAAAAGCTACCAAAAGGCGTTACCAGTCAGCAACAGAAGTTTTACAAGACTTGCAACCTACCAAAGCACAACCTTCACCAACCTCTTCGTCAAAAGCTAAGCAACCTTCTTCAGCAACATCTTCTACACCTACGTCTAGTCAGAAATCGTTTAAATCCAAGCAGAAACCTTCGCTTCGTTCCTTTGAATTTGAAACGGCAACTGTGGAGGTTGCGGGAAATGATATCCAAATTCACCGCCATCGCCAGCAAGCATGGTTTTTTAGCGAAGTTCTGGGTAACAATATAGAGTTGGAAATGGTTTATATTCCCTCGGGAACTTTTACCATGGGAGCGCCAGAATCGGAGGAAAGAAACTATGACGACGAACGACCCCAGCACCAAGTGAGCGTACCAGCTTTTTTTCTGGGGAAATACCCGGTGACTCAGGCG of the Geitlerinema sp. PCC 9228 genome contains:
- a CDS encoding SUMF1/EgtB/PvdO family nonheme iron enzyme → GKLILVDFGAAKQVANSALSVTGTTIGSPGYTAPEQAEGKAQPNSDIYSLGVTCVRLLTQVEPFYFFDVMEDKWIWRDYLNAPIDKKLDAILDKMLIKATKRRYQSATEVLQDLQPTKAQPSPTSSSKAKQPSSATSSTPTSSQKSFKSKQKPSLRSFEFETATVEVAGNDIQIHRHRQQAWFFSEVLGNNIELEMVYIPSGTFTMGAPESEERNYDDERPQHQVSVPAFFLGKYPVTQAQWRAVANLPKYERDLEPNPSGFSGDNRPVERVSWYDAVEFCQRLSQHTGREYRLPSEAEWEYACRAGTQTPFYFGETITTELANYDGNYVYGRGKKGEYRRETTDVGSFPANGFGLFDMHGNVWEWCADDDHNNYEGAPTDGSAWIDNEDRTKADKLLRGGSWDDFPHFCRSAVRFRRHPGDPFHDIGFRVACASARTL